A genomic segment from Triticum dicoccoides isolate Atlit2015 ecotype Zavitan chromosome 1A, WEW_v2.0, whole genome shotgun sequence encodes:
- the LOC119367911 gene encoding reticulon-like protein B1, which produces MMSESEEHGSLLEKIGDKIGDKIHEFKKDSSSSDDDDDKKSHKSKKKHLFGRKHPLHNVLGGGKAADLVMWRDKQKSGSILGGVTVIWLLFEGIGYHLLTFLCHLLIIFLTVSFVWSNAASFINRSPPKFPEVILSETQCMIIAHVLRKEINEAFITLQSVASGKDLKTYLKSIGILWFISIIGGCFSFLTLSYTIFLMAYTLPMLYEKYEDEVDVVGEKALIELKKQYAVFDEKVLSKIPMLADKKQH; this is translated from the exons ATGATGTCCGAAAGCGAGGAGCACGGGTCGCTCCTGGAAAAGATTGGCGACAAGATCGGCGACAAGATCCATGAGTTCAAGAAGGATTCGTCGTcctcggacgacgacgacgacaagaaGTCGCATAAATCCAAGAAGAAGCACCTGTTTGGCAGGAAGCATCCGCTCCACAACGTCCTTGGCGGAGGCAAAG CtgctgatcttgtgatgtggagggACAAGCAGAAGTCCGGGAGCATCCTGGGCGGGGTGACCGTCATCTGGTTGCTGTTCGAGGGCATCGGCTACCACCTCCTCACCTTCCTCTGCcacttgctcatcatcttcctcacCGTCAGCTTCGTCTGGTCCAACGCTGCATCCTTCATCAACAG GTCTCCTCCAAAGTTCCCTGAGGTCATTTTATCTGAAACCCAATGCATGATAATAGCTCATGTTCTGAGGAAAGAAATCAATGAGGCTTTCATCACCTTGCAAAGTGTTGCTTCCGGTAAAGACCTTAAAACATACCTCAAG TCAATTGGAATCCTGTGGTTCATTTCTATAATTGGGGGCTGCTTCAGCTTCCTGACACTGTCTTACACTA TTTTCCTGATGGCATACACGCTCCCCATGCTCTATGAGAAATATGAAGACGAAGTCGATGTTGTGGGTGAGAAGGCCCTGATCGAGCTCAAGAAGCAATATGCAGTGTTCGATGAGAAGGTTCTGTCAAAGATACCAATGTTAGCCGACAAGAAACAGCACTGA